In one Massilia endophytica genomic region, the following are encoded:
- a CDS encoding FAD-dependent oxidoreductase, which yields MTSQEHTRSVWMDTAAVPSFPPLQGEVHSDVCVIGAGIAGLTAALLMLKEGRSVTVIDAAGVGAGETGRTTAHLFVPDERYHRIEERFGQDRAKLVADSHFSATAQIEAIVQEEGIACDFARLDGYLILSNSTPVSELDSELESARRLGVEVERVAQVPGMPFHTGPALRFGQQGRFHPLKYLAGLCGAIGRRGGAIHGGTRALKLDQDDKGHVVVTPNGAVHAGIVVVATNTPFQDRVVMHTKQSGYMSYVLAARIPRGVMPDVLLWDTGDPYYYVRLWTPPGQEEHDILIVGGQDNKTGQDSQPQHRFAQIERWIRENVGVPAEITHRWSGEVMEPADGMAFLGRSPMDAEGVYLITGDSGNGMTHGTMGAMIIRDLVSGKFNPWAPIYNPSRKMFRAAGEYLSEQANTLAQYADWLKRGEVSSVGQIPPGEGGLLRKGLKLLAVYRSETGEAHAVSAMCTHLGCAVRWNGVEKSWDCPCHASRFDITGEVLHGPANAPLAKADGEVPA from the coding sequence ATGACAAGCCAGGAACATACCCGCTCGGTGTGGATGGACACAGCCGCCGTGCCGAGCTTCCCGCCCCTGCAGGGCGAGGTGCACAGCGATGTCTGCGTGATCGGCGCGGGCATCGCGGGCCTGACGGCCGCCCTGTTGATGCTGAAGGAAGGAAGATCGGTCACGGTAATCGACGCCGCCGGCGTCGGCGCCGGGGAAACGGGCCGCACCACCGCACACCTGTTCGTGCCGGATGAGCGCTATCACCGCATCGAGGAACGTTTCGGACAGGACCGCGCGAAACTGGTTGCCGACAGCCACTTCAGCGCCACCGCCCAGATCGAGGCCATCGTCCAGGAAGAAGGCATCGCCTGCGATTTCGCGCGGCTGGACGGCTACCTGATCCTGTCGAACAGCACGCCCGTTTCGGAACTGGACAGCGAACTCGAATCCGCCCGGCGCCTGGGCGTCGAAGTCGAGCGCGTGGCGCAGGTGCCGGGCATGCCTTTCCATACGGGACCGGCCTTGCGCTTCGGTCAGCAGGGACGCTTCCATCCTCTCAAATATCTGGCGGGCCTGTGCGGCGCAATCGGTCGCCGGGGCGGCGCCATTCATGGCGGTACGCGGGCCTTGAAGCTGGACCAGGACGACAAGGGACACGTGGTTGTCACGCCCAATGGCGCCGTGCACGCGGGCATCGTCGTCGTGGCCACCAACACGCCCTTCCAGGACCGCGTGGTCATGCATACGAAACAGTCGGGCTACATGAGCTATGTGCTGGCTGCGCGCATTCCGCGTGGAGTGATGCCCGATGTGCTGCTGTGGGACACCGGCGATCCCTACTACTATGTGCGCCTGTGGACGCCGCCAGGACAGGAGGAGCACGATATCCTCATCGTCGGCGGCCAGGACAACAAGACCGGCCAGGACAGCCAGCCCCAGCACCGTTTCGCCCAGATCGAACGCTGGATACGGGAGAACGTGGGCGTCCCGGCCGAGATCACCCACCGCTGGTCGGGCGAAGTGATGGAGCCGGCGGACGGCATGGCCTTCCTCGGCCGCAGTCCCATGGACGCCGAAGGCGTCTATCTCATCACGGGCGATTCGGGCAACGGCATGACCCACGGCACTATGGGCGCGATGATCATTCGCGACCTGGTCAGCGGCAAATTCAATCCCTGGGCGCCCATCTACAACCCCTCGCGCAAGATGTTCCGCGCTGCGGGAGAGTACCTGTCCGAGCAGGCCAACACGCTCGCGCAATACGCCGACTGGCTCAAGCGCGGCGAGGTCAGTTCGGTCGGGCAGATTCCGCCCGGTGAAGGCGGGCTGCTGCGCAAAGGCCTGAAGCTGCTGGCGGTCTACCGCAGCGAAACGGGCGAAGCGCACGCAGTGTCCGCCATGTGCACGCATCTGGGCTGCGCGGTGCGCTGGAACGGCGTGGAGAAATCCTGGGATTGCCCCTGCCACGCTTCCCGGTTCGATATCACGGGCGAGGTGCTGCACGGCCCCGCCAATGCACCGCTCGCCAAGGCGGACGGCGAAGTCCCGGCTTAG